One Sphingopyxis macrogoltabida genomic region harbors:
- a CDS encoding spinster family MFS transporter, with amino-acid sequence MTGATTEFQPWARFTERQRWLFLIVLFLIAVASYADRQLLPVVLEHIRLEYGLYDRMLGALGGAPFALCYALSCIPFARAADHGNRKLWLIVAFMLWTVMTVLCGFATSLVFLFVARMGVGIGEGGAVPVSHALVADYFPPDARAKAFAVLSSAVTFGGTVALVAGGWLAHSHGWRMAFIVMGAASLPIAVLAALILREPPRLRDESLSGPRPAFRQEASALMKKPSFRFIITGFTIYSLFAYGPIIFIPAYLMRVMQLDVAVAGTTYGISSGIGTIVGSIVGGIVCDRLTRRDPRWLVWWPAGSYVIAMPVAWLAFGSQSLAGFLFWAGVLMALLFAALPAVFASVQHICGPTRRATASAIVMASINAIGLTLGPLATGWISDLLAPDFGIQSLRYALMIMAAVLAPAAILFAMASRQFLADSE; translated from the coding sequence ATGACGGGCGCGACGACCGAATTTCAGCCGTGGGCCCGATTTACCGAGAGGCAGCGCTGGCTCTTCCTCATCGTCCTGTTTCTCATCGCCGTCGCAAGCTATGCCGACCGGCAGCTCCTGCCCGTCGTGCTCGAGCATATCCGGCTGGAATATGGCTTGTACGACCGCATGCTCGGTGCGCTTGGCGGGGCGCCGTTTGCCCTCTGCTATGCCCTGTCCTGCATCCCCTTCGCGCGCGCGGCCGATCATGGCAATCGCAAGCTCTGGCTGATCGTCGCCTTCATGCTCTGGACCGTCATGACGGTTCTCTGCGGTTTCGCCACCTCGCTCGTCTTCCTGTTCGTTGCCCGGATGGGCGTCGGCATCGGCGAAGGAGGGGCGGTGCCGGTCAGTCATGCGCTGGTCGCCGATTATTTTCCGCCGGACGCCCGGGCCAAGGCCTTTGCCGTACTATCCTCTGCGGTCACCTTCGGCGGCACGGTGGCGCTCGTTGCCGGCGGCTGGCTGGCCCACAGCCACGGCTGGCGCATGGCGTTCATCGTGATGGGGGCGGCCTCGCTGCCGATCGCCGTGCTCGCCGCGCTCATCCTGCGCGAACCGCCGCGCCTCCGCGACGAAAGCCTGTCGGGACCGCGCCCCGCCTTCCGGCAGGAAGCTTCGGCACTGATGAAAAAGCCCTCCTTCCGGTTCATCATCACCGGCTTCACCATCTATTCGCTCTTCGCCTATGGGCCGATCATCTTCATTCCGGCCTATCTGATGCGGGTCATGCAGCTCGACGTCGCGGTGGCGGGAACGACCTACGGCATCAGTAGCGGAATCGGGACAATCGTCGGCTCGATCGTCGGCGGCATCGTCTGCGACCGGCTCACCCGGCGCGATCCGCGATGGCTCGTCTGGTGGCCGGCGGGCAGCTACGTCATCGCCATGCCCGTCGCCTGGCTGGCGTTCGGTTCGCAGTCGCTCGCCGGATTTCTCTTTTGGGCCGGAGTGTTGATGGCGCTTCTCTTTGCCGCTCTTCCGGCGGTCTTCGCATCTGTGCAGCATATTTGCGGCCCGACGCGTCGCGCGACCGCTTCGGCGATCGTCATGGCGTCGATCAACGCCATCGGGCTGACGCTGGGACCGCTCGCGACCGGCTGGATCAGCGATCTCCTCGCGCCGGACTTCGGCATCCAGAGCCTCCGCTATGCGCTGATGATCATGGCTGCCGTACTCGCGCCGGCCGCGATCCTGTTCGCGATGGCGAGCCGGCAGTTCCTTGCCGATAGCGAATGA
- a CDS encoding dipeptidase: protein MATADQTTTASLADIPALADAILCDMLFPSPPTDVEEELLARRQTGYSYTSLTLAQDNEAAPSQVYATLAKMRHSLSLHPDDFIVVDSVDDIREAKRTGKIGVGFHFQGSEAVGRDLANVGAYYKLGVRWMLMAYNFQNNVGTGCIEAQKNDGGLSAFGRDLVAEMNRVGMLVDCSHSGYRTTMDAMEASTQACIFSHSNPRALYDHPRNIRDDQIKACAATGGVIGVNGVGQFIGEPGGVKVDTIIAIIDYMADLVGPQHIALGLDYMTPGHCEALYNFYKGNVAKKIGMPELPWAFLSPATVPLILEKLLAKGYSAEDLRGIMGENFLRVAAAVWK from the coding sequence ATGGCGACGGCGGATCAAACAACTACGGCTTCGCTGGCGGACATTCCGGCGCTCGCCGACGCTATCCTGTGCGACATGTTGTTTCCTTCACCGCCGACCGATGTGGAAGAAGAGCTGTTGGCGCGTCGCCAGACGGGATACTCCTATACGTCGCTGACGCTGGCGCAGGACAATGAAGCCGCCCCGTCGCAGGTCTATGCCACGCTCGCGAAAATGCGGCATTCGCTCAGCCTTCATCCCGACGACTTCATCGTAGTCGATAGCGTCGACGATATCCGCGAGGCGAAGCGCACGGGCAAGATCGGTGTCGGCTTCCACTTTCAGGGCAGCGAGGCCGTCGGCCGCGACCTGGCCAATGTCGGCGCCTATTACAAACTCGGCGTCCGCTGGATGCTGATGGCGTATAACTTCCAGAACAATGTCGGCACGGGCTGTATCGAAGCGCAGAAGAATGACGGCGGCCTGTCGGCCTTCGGCCGCGACCTCGTCGCCGAAATGAACCGCGTCGGCATGCTCGTCGATTGTTCGCATTCGGGGTACCGGACGACGATGGACGCGATGGAGGCATCGACCCAGGCGTGCATCTTTTCGCATTCCAATCCGCGTGCGCTCTACGATCACCCGCGCAACATCCGCGACGATCAGATCAAGGCCTGCGCCGCGACCGGGGGCGTGATCGGCGTGAACGGCGTGGGGCAATTCATCGGCGAGCCCGGCGGCGTAAAGGTCGACACGATCATCGCCATCATCGATTATATGGCGGATCTGGTCGGGCCGCAGCACATCGCGCTCGGGCTCGATTATATGACCCCCGGACACTGCGAGGCGCTTTATAATTTCTATAAGGGCAACGTCGCCAAGAAGATCGGTATGCCCGAGCTGCCCTGGGCCTTCCTCAGCCCGGCAACGGTCCCGCTGATCCTCGAGAAGCTGCTGGCGAAAGGGTATAGCGCCGAAGATCTTCGCGGCATCATGGGCGAGAATTTCCTGCGTGTCGCGGCGGCCGTCTGGAAATGA